In one window of Hyla sarda isolate aHylSar1 chromosome 1, aHylSar1.hap1, whole genome shotgun sequence DNA:
- the LOC130363322 gene encoding C-X-C motif chemokine 10-like: protein MDHKSIVIICAFLLSATLIEGYAVPRGDRCWCKNFTNKLNVKAVEKLEIYPRSSTCERIEYVATIKNDSVPKCVSPDLLALKVLLSGKNRHLSHIKVIRHQ, encoded by the exons ATGGACCACAAGAGTATTGTCATCATTTGTGCTTTTCTCCTGTCTGCTACTCTTATAGAAG GCTATGCTGTACCTCGTGGGGATCGCTGTTGGTGCAAAAACTTTACCAACAAGCTCAATGTGAAGGCAGTGGAAAAGCTGGAGATTTACCCCAGAAGCTCTACGTGTGAAAGAATTGAATATGT TGCAACTATAAAGAATGACTCGGTTCCAAAGTGTGTTAGTCCTGATCTTTTAGCACTAAAGGTTCTTCTGAGTGGAAAGAATAG gcATCTCAGTCATATCAAAGTGATCCGCCATCAATAA